The sequence below is a genomic window from Candidatus Eisenbacteria bacterium.
GGCGCATGCGGCCATCACTGCCGCCAGATGCACGCCGCCTGCATCCAGAAGGCCTGCGGCGAGCATGGCCAGGCTTGCTGCAAGCAGGGTCAAGCCTGCGGCAAGCAGGGTCACACCTGCGCATCGATGAAGCCCGCGCATCCAACCGCCGCCTGCGCGACGCTCGGGTCGGCGAAGCCTCCAGCCTGCGCCGACGCTAGCCAAGGGCAGCCTCCGGCTTGCGCCACCATCCGCCAAGGACAGCAGGCGGCTTGCGGCGCCTCGCACCGCTGCGGAGAGGCGACCTGGGGCAGGTCCGGGGGGCACGGCCGCGGCTCATGCTGTTGTTGTTGCTGTTGCTGCTCGCCCCACCGCGAAGTCCGGGTGATCAGGCAGGGGTGCGGTCACCAGAGCGGGTATGCGCCCGCGCGATGCGGTACGCAGCAAGGGCAAGGATGCAAGAAGGAGTGCGCCCAGGAGCGCCAGAGAACCGGATCCCACGCCGGCTGCTCCAAGGCGAACTAGCGGCCTCTCGCCGGACCGAGCGTTCGCCCCCGCGACTCAGTCCCGCTTATGCGGTCCGCACCGATTGCGGCCGTGGCGGCGGGACCGCCTCGCGGGGGCGTTCCCATCTGAACTGGCAGGACTCGCTCAGTAGTTCTCGGCGTTCACCTCGAAGTACTCCCGGGCGTGCAGGCATGCCGGGCACTTCCCGGGAGCCTCGGGACCCTCATGGACGTAGCCGCAGTTGCGGCACTTCCAGCGCACCGGCCCGTCCTTCTTGAAGACCTTCCCCGCGCGAACGTTCTCGAGGAGCTTGAGGAACCTGTCCTCATGCGCCTTCTCCGCCCGGGCGATCATGGTGAAAGTCCCGGCCACCTCCGGGAACCCCTCCCTCTTGGCCGTCTCGGCGAAGGCGGGATAGAGCTTGGTCCACTCCTCGTTCTCCCCCTCCGCGGCTGCCCGGAGATTCTGCTCGGTCGTTCCCGTCACGCCGGCGGGGTAGCCGGCCGTGATCTCCAGCATCCCCCCCTCCAGGAAAGAGAAGAACCGCTTCGCGTGCTCCTTCTCGTTCTCCGCGGTCTCCAGGAAAAGTTCGGAGATCTGCAGAAGCCCTTCCTTCCTCGCCACGCTGGCGGCGTACGTGTAGCGATTGCGAGCCTGAGATTCGCCCGCGAAGGCGGCCAGCAGGTTCTTCTCGGTCAACGATCCCTTGATGCCCGGCATCCAGTTCCCCTCCCTGGTCCAAGGTTCGGCACACGGGCAGCC
It includes:
- a CDS encoding rubrerythrin family protein; translated protein: MPGIKGSLTEKNLLAAFAGESQARNRYTYAASVARKEGLLQISELFLETAENEKEHAKRFFSFLEGGMLEITAGYPAGVTGTTEQNLRAAAEGENEEWTKLYPAFAETAKREGFPEVAGTFTMIARAEKAHEDRFLKLLENVRAGKVFKKDGPVRWKCRNCGYVHEGPEAPGKCPACLHAREYFEVNAENY